Below is a genomic region from Puntigrus tetrazona isolate hp1 unplaced genomic scaffold, ASM1883169v1 S000000283, whole genome shotgun sequence.
GGTTTAAGGGAGGTTTAAGTTGCCCAATGACCACATCCCAAATATACATATacctaaaatacatattttacattcacCGCTATGCAGATTGTTTAGAAACACAGCTACAATGCTTCCTGCCAGTGACCGTCCTTCACAAAACTTAATATCTACCACGGTTTTTATCATAGGTAGAATGCACATGacaatgtaatttatgtaatatttcaaacttttaaccCTCGCGAGAAAATCAACGTAACGGTTTAAAATCAGGCCAattcaatgcaaaaatgtggATCTGGCAACCCTGCATCCAACACGAGCTGCATCCCAGTGATTTAATACTCCACTAATTGATGCATGAAAATTATATTCAACGTGTTTGCGGGAGTGCCACCCTAgagtatatgaaatatatttattaataagttTAAGTAGAAATTGTCACAACGTTTCATATTACTGATCGCAAGAGacttctttttttcaaacattattatatatgtgtgaccctggagcaccagacttaagtagcacaggtatatttgtgatcaattaacattttatatgtaaaatcattaggatattaagtaatatCTCATAcgtttcctaccgtaaatatatcaaagcataatttttgattagtaatatgcattgctaagaacttcatttgggcaactttaaaggcgattttgtcagcatttatatttttttgcaccctatttttttttttgttgtatttcatcCCAATACTGTCCTAACAAACCGTACGCCAACGGAAAAGCTTAATTATCCAGCCTTCAGACGGcgcataaatacacatttcgCAAAACTGACAGGTTTTGTGGCCCAGGGTCACATACATGAGCATCTGCATTCATGCGCTTCTGTGAAGTGTATTTCGGCCCTCGCACAATTCTCCACAGACCAACCCGAGCCATCCCAGACCGGATCCCGAGCTCGTCAGGAAGGCCACGCGTCTCAGGTTCAGCCGCGGTAAGGGACACATCCGTTTCCCAGGATGGAGCCCGTTCACGCTCGCGGTTCACAGAGCGTGATGGTGACGCCCTTCCCGATCCAGCAGGCCGGGAGCAGCGCTTGCGTGAAGGCGCAGTGAAAAGCGTGCAGCCGGACCTGTCCCTCGCCGTAGTACGTCAGCGTCCCGGCCTCGTAGTCCAGCAGCATCCCGATGCGCAGCGGCTGAGCGTTCGGCTGCAGCTGAGCGGCGACGGACTCCTTGCAGCCGGCGTGCCACGCGCTCAGCTGCCTCTCGTCCAGCTGCAGGCTCCAGGACAGCTCGTTCATCCCCACCATGCAGCGCTTGCCCTTCTCCTTGCGCGGGATGTTGGGGTACGTCACGCCCACGTAGGCCCACGGTTTGGACACCTCCAGCTCCCAGTAGTGCTGGCCGTGAGTGAAGCTCTGGAAGCACAGCACCTGCCAGGTGTGGTCGAAGCGGGACTCGTCGGCCGGCACGGGGCGGGGCCCCGAGATCAGATGCTCCGCCCTCCTGTTGCTCTGGGAGAGCCGTAGGTGAGCGTTGGCTGTGCGAGGGTCGAAGGTCAGGTTGCAGCGGTCTGGATAAAGAGAACAATTATATCGGAGACTGAGAATAACAAAGAGGCGTGCTATCATGTGATGATATGATGGGAGCGTACAGGCGTTCAGTCCCTCTGTCTCGGCTGGATACGACGGTGTTGCAGGACTGGGAACAACGGCCAAAATTGGCCTTTTATCTTGAGGAGAGCCTAcgagaaaaacagaaatattaagtattattaaaacCATTTCATTGCGATGATTATGACcggttaaataaaatataaatacatttaatctactgatttttaattttgattcagATAAAGTAAATATTGATAAGTAaataactgatattttaaatgtaaacatctttattaaaaatgtccgTCACAATAAGgaacattattttatcattgCTTATTCAGATGTCagaaattaacagaaaaatacattatttttagacaaaaatagATCAACTTTATTTATAGTTTCATTGCAACATTAATGACTTAATAGGAccactattttttattaaactggaTTTTACCTTAAACATTGATTATGTATCAGCTCAGCACCCCGCAAACACATCTTTGTTTACCGACTGACTGATAAGCAAAATGCCTGGGCCCTGACTCATGGGAATTACAAAGTAGCAGCTAGTCCGACTGAAACTGCCGATTTCAGACAGCCGTGTTTGACGAAGACTGTCACTGTGGCCGTTCCTCACCCTCTTTATCCTGTCCTGCGGACACCTGAACGGCTCTCTCCAGATCCTCACACACCAGCTTGGACACGCGGGACAGGACGTCTGTGACGGGCGTCAGCTTCTCCTGCACGCTCACATGCACATCCACGGGAACGTCACCGAACTGTGGGACCTCTATGAACCTGGAGTCCTGCATCAGCACAAACATTACACCCATTCGCATCTGCATCGTTGTGActgcaaattaattaatattattgtaaaaaaaaatactgacaataaaaaataatattttc
It encodes:
- the trim65 gene encoding tripartite motif-containing protein 65 gives rise to the protein MMDDHVQCTICLDPFKCPVTIPCGHTFCKACISKYWDGRDKDFHCPFCKKTFDTRPELNRNVSLSMLTEISKHSPVKTGACVHTEPEPEPEQICERHQKPLVIYCRNDSMCVCYECSVNECKGHDKMLVVEERKNREAELKKKGAKLKNHQESTEGNRLELMENMEKAKVSLQQTSQWVNTKFSQLIKVLAEKQEVTELFLEQQQEVTLSQAEERLAVLEERATQLAALQEEISSLCSLPPCQLIKDSRFIEVPQFGDVPVDVHVSVQEKLTPVTDVLSRVSKLVCEDLERAVQVSAGQDKEGSPQDKRPILAVVPSPATPSYPAETEGLNAYRCNLTFDPRTANAHLRLSQSNRRAEHLISGPRPVPADESRFDHTWQVLCFQSFTHGQHYWELEVSKPWAYVGVTYPNIPRKEKGKRCMVGMNELSWSLQLDERQLSAWHAGCKESVAAQLQPNAQPLRIGMLLDYEAGTLTYYGEGQVRLHAFHCAFTQALLPACWIGKGVTITLCEPRA